In a single window of the Tautonia rosea genome:
- a CDS encoding TetR/AcrR family transcriptional regulator, with protein sequence MTTLDTVRPPTNATEERLLDAALTLFAQKGYEATSVREIINAVGVTAPVLYYYCSGKDDLFKRLVRWKHDQAYQELGQILGSIEGCADRLRAIARGSFRFCLADLRVPRLMFQTSFGPSIPGISEFMDAIGALRFEIVRQVMLDGLDQKALRGGDAGALALMFCSILDTHLHLLTRIPDARDRLRLELADELVNAFLYGIGMGRRGRVALPPFSLG encoded by the coding sequence GTGACGACGCTCGACACGGTCCGTCCTCCGACCAACGCCACCGAGGAACGCTTGCTCGACGCCGCGCTGACCCTCTTCGCCCAGAAAGGTTACGAGGCTACCAGTGTTCGTGAAATCATCAACGCCGTGGGCGTGACCGCTCCGGTTCTCTACTACTACTGTTCCGGGAAAGACGATCTGTTCAAACGGCTCGTTCGGTGGAAACATGACCAGGCGTATCAAGAACTCGGCCAAATCCTGGGCAGCATCGAGGGCTGTGCCGATCGGCTCCGGGCCATCGCGCGGGGGTCGTTCCGTTTCTGTCTGGCGGATCTCCGCGTCCCTCGATTGATGTTTCAGACGAGCTTCGGCCCGTCCATCCCCGGGATTTCCGAATTCATGGACGCAATCGGTGCCCTGCGGTTCGAGATCGTCCGCCAGGTCATGCTCGACGGCCTCGATCAGAAGGCCTTACGAGGCGGAGACGCCGGCGCACTGGCCTTGATGTTCTGCTCAATTCTGGACACGCATCTTCATCTCTTGACCCGAATCCCCGATGCTCGGGATCGCCTGCGCCTGGAACTGGCCGATGAACTGGTCAACGCGTTCCTTTACGGGATCGGCATGGGCCGTCGAGGGCGTGTGGCCTTGCCTCCGTTCTCGCTCGGTTGA
- a CDS encoding ExbD/TolR family protein, whose amino-acid sequence MHAPRAAIAMLLQRQVRAPLESAVDLTPMVDVVFQLLIFLMLTYRASAQAEIELPPAVYGTGVEETEATTLTLLPLPGGAVAVFNGMSTDPNDRLDSPDAIREAVAEGVRQGRRRVVLQADGAVPHGEVLRVGSTVAEVEGIILHLGVEDEGQ is encoded by the coding sequence TTGCACGCCCCAAGGGCCGCCATTGCCATGCTCTTGCAACGCCAGGTTCGTGCTCCTCTGGAAAGCGCCGTCGACCTGACCCCGATGGTCGACGTGGTGTTTCAGCTCTTGATCTTCCTGATGCTGACCTATCGGGCCTCGGCCCAGGCCGAGATCGAGTTGCCGCCGGCGGTCTACGGCACGGGGGTCGAGGAAACGGAGGCCACCACGCTGACCTTGCTTCCGTTGCCTGGTGGGGCGGTTGCCGTCTTCAACGGCATGTCCACCGACCCGAACGACCGGCTCGACTCTCCCGACGCCATCCGAGAAGCCGTCGCCGAAGGGGTCCGCCAGGGCCGTCGCCGCGTCGTCCTTCAGGCCGACGGCGCCGTGCCTCACGGCGAGGTCCTCCGCGTCGGCTCGACCGTCGCCGAGGTCGAGGGCATCATCCTTCACCTGGGAGTCGAGGACGAGGGGCAGTAG
- a CDS encoding helix-turn-helix domain-containing protein — MSTKHHPREIAFEEGSGNVFADLGFDNAEERFAHARLGACVTQILTESGRSPSEIGSLLQLAPSEVEHLLDGHFSRFSTDALLAFLKRLDRKVTIRITPHHPGEPYHDIALGP, encoded by the coding sequence ATGAGCACGAAGCATCATCCCCGTGAGATCGCCTTCGAGGAAGGCTCCGGCAACGTCTTTGCCGACCTCGGCTTCGACAACGCCGAGGAACGGTTCGCCCACGCGAGGCTCGGGGCCTGTGTCACGCAAATCCTGACCGAATCGGGACGGTCGCCGTCCGAGATCGGCTCGCTTCTTCAGCTTGCCCCGAGCGAGGTCGAGCACCTGCTCGACGGCCATTTCAGCCGGTTCTCGACCGACGCCTTGCTCGCCTTCCTCAAACGGCTCGACCGCAAGGTCACGATCCGGATCACGCCGCACCACCCCGGAGAGCCGTACCACGACATCGCCCTTGGCCCTTGA
- a CDS encoding alkyl hydroperoxide reductase: MRNLVAIMGLLGIGSVGASGFVTAAEPEAGQLGEMPSLSVVLADLGGTLHDLGQNDEGRVRAFVFLSTECPISNGSIRTLNALGETLKESTVGVDLFGVVFDPYVTRAEIARHFRQFEAAIPILVDASGLLFEALRPTHVPEAFVLNRDGRLIYRGAIDNAWEALGRRRIQAEEAYLAEAIEAASVGRAVSIPETEPVGCLIELPPADEASSRVTYTRDIAPILQARCLNCHREGQAAPFALGTYEQAARRARQIVRVTQDRIMPPWIPGSGPERFVGDRRLTDRELDLLVAWAEGGRTRGDEADLPPAPSFAEGWLLGQPDLIVRMPEPFTVPADGPDLFQNFVIPLDLDEDRLVAAIEFHPGNPRVAHHAVLFLDESGTARALDRASPGPGYPNFGGPGFFPSGALGGWSVGNTPRMLPNGMGRYLKRGSDLVVQMHYHPTGKQETDQSEIGLFFVPKPAREALKEPAKLVGSIWLADYEIDLPAGVNHVERSASYTLPRDVILVGVVPHMHLLGKAMTVTATLPGGQEKTLIDIERWNYNWQDEYYYERPFPLPAGTRLEVRAAFDNSAENPSNPSRPPRRVTWGDGTNDEMLFCFFLIAAERTEDVIHVILDNLGHDARQPRLALEPRP, from the coding sequence ATGCGGAACCTCGTGGCGATTATGGGTCTGTTGGGGATCGGGAGTGTCGGCGCGTCGGGCTTTGTGACGGCGGCCGAGCCGGAGGCGGGGCAGCTCGGCGAGATGCCTTCGCTGTCCGTGGTTCTGGCGGATCTGGGCGGGACGCTCCATGACCTGGGACAGAATGATGAGGGGAGGGTCCGGGCGTTCGTCTTCCTGTCGACCGAGTGTCCGATCTCGAATGGTTCGATCAGGACGCTCAATGCGCTGGGCGAGACGCTGAAGGAGTCGACCGTCGGGGTCGATCTGTTCGGGGTTGTCTTCGATCCGTACGTGACCCGGGCCGAAATCGCTCGGCATTTCCGGCAGTTCGAGGCGGCGATTCCGATCCTCGTGGATGCGTCGGGGTTGCTGTTCGAGGCGTTGAGGCCCACGCACGTCCCCGAAGCGTTCGTGCTGAATCGCGACGGCCGGCTGATCTATCGAGGGGCAATCGACAACGCCTGGGAAGCCCTCGGGCGGCGTCGCATCCAGGCCGAGGAGGCCTATCTGGCCGAGGCGATCGAGGCAGCCAGCGTGGGGCGGGCCGTCTCGATTCCCGAGACCGAGCCAGTCGGCTGTCTGATCGAGCTGCCGCCAGCGGACGAAGCATCGAGCCGAGTGACCTACACCCGAGACATCGCGCCGATCCTCCAGGCACGCTGCCTGAACTGCCACCGCGAAGGGCAGGCAGCCCCGTTCGCGCTGGGCACGTATGAGCAGGCCGCCCGGAGGGCTCGTCAGATCGTCCGGGTGACGCAGGACCGGATCATGCCCCCCTGGATCCCCGGCTCGGGTCCTGAGCGGTTCGTCGGTGATCGCCGGCTGACCGATCGTGAGCTGGATTTGCTGGTCGCCTGGGCTGAAGGGGGCCGGACCAGGGGAGATGAGGCCGACTTGCCCCCTGCGCCGTCGTTCGCCGAAGGCTGGCTCCTCGGCCAGCCCGACCTGATCGTACGGATGCCCGAGCCGTTCACGGTTCCGGCCGATGGCCCCGACCTGTTTCAGAACTTCGTGATCCCCCTGGATCTCGACGAGGACAGGCTCGTGGCGGCCATCGAGTTTCATCCCGGCAACCCTCGGGTGGCCCACCACGCGGTCCTGTTCCTGGATGAGAGCGGGACCGCCCGTGCGCTGGACCGGGCCAGCCCGGGGCCGGGGTATCCGAATTTCGGAGGGCCGGGATTCTTCCCGTCGGGAGCACTCGGGGGATGGTCCGTCGGCAACACGCCCCGGATGCTCCCCAACGGCATGGGGCGCTACCTCAAACGCGGCTCCGATCTGGTCGTGCAAATGCACTACCACCCCACGGGCAAGCAGGAGACGGACCAGTCGGAAATCGGCCTGTTCTTTGTCCCGAAACCGGCTCGCGAGGCGCTCAAGGAGCCGGCAAAGCTTGTCGGAAGTATCTGGCTCGCCGATTATGAGATCGACCTCCCCGCCGGCGTGAACCACGTCGAGCGATCGGCGTCGTACACCCTGCCCCGAGACGTGATCCTGGTCGGCGTCGTGCCCCATATGCACCTGCTCGGCAAGGCCATGACCGTGACCGCAACCCTACCCGGTGGCCAGGAAAAAACCCTGATCGACATCGAACGCTGGAACTACAACTGGCAAGACGAATACTATTACGAACGACCCTTTCCCTTGCCCGCCGGAACGCGTCTGGAAGTCCGGGCCGCCTTCGACAATTCGGCCGAGAACCCCTCGAACCCGAGCCGTCCTCCCCGGCGCGTCACCTGGGGAGACGGGACGAATGACGAGATGCTGTTCTGCTTCTTCCTGATCGCCGCCGAGCGGACCGAGGATGTGATTCACGTGATCCTCGACAACCTCGGGCACGACGCCCGACAACCGCGCCTCGCGCTGGAGCCAAGGCCGTGA
- a CDS encoding ExbD/TolR family protein, with translation MGRRQKEAGDRQLPSVVCPPCLSVFSLLPPASCEPMANWDIFHTDRLEAERSLSTEAVREAVVSGAIKADDLVRPAGSSGSWARIGDTPQLLPSYGAEEPASTRDEVPKTPARPAPPPPVDGTDGPAPAVSQSRPTPGSPPPDSASRASRPDDREPILDADLVEEGEVEAVEPEKVREELEPLPFDADDSAFDFDDSIPAPPLAKTEETEEERTVELPPRSSKPTRPATALPGPPTAPIPAALEGPSNAVSERDAEHEAEGDAGAAFDSGAIPTPGLADRRAAPIVETSSETLTSAELFGLFDPLDEDEEAAAFTLAAEPRDEPEEIDLTAMVDVAFQLVLFFLVTATTLYFKTLEIPTPDPEDPDAVAQQMRTLDELLDEYILVEIDPQGRISIDREPIDLANLTDRLRQARADTLRTGMLLMADFTTPHRNAVSAIDSANALGLQIAIARPSPPQ, from the coding sequence GTGGGCAGGAGGCAGAAAGAAGCCGGAGATCGGCAACTGCCCTCTGTCGTCTGCCCCCCCTGTCTTTCTGTCTTCTCCCTTCTGCCTCCTGCCTCCTGCGAACCAATGGCCAACTGGGATATTTTCCACACGGATCGCCTGGAAGCCGAGCGAAGCCTCAGCACCGAGGCCGTGCGCGAGGCGGTTGTGTCGGGGGCGATCAAGGCCGACGACCTTGTTCGACCGGCGGGGTCGAGTGGTTCGTGGGCACGGATCGGTGATACTCCGCAGCTCTTGCCCTCTTATGGAGCGGAGGAACCAGCTTCGACCCGCGATGAGGTGCCGAAGACGCCGGCCCGTCCCGCTCCTCCCCCTCCTGTTGATGGGACCGACGGACCGGCCCCGGCGGTGTCTCAGTCCCGTCCGACGCCGGGGTCTCCTCCGCCTGATTCGGCCTCCAGGGCGTCTCGGCCCGACGACCGGGAGCCGATCCTCGACGCCGACCTGGTCGAGGAAGGCGAGGTCGAGGCGGTTGAGCCTGAGAAGGTTCGCGAGGAACTTGAACCTCTTCCGTTTGACGCCGACGACTCGGCCTTCGACTTCGACGACTCGATCCCCGCCCCTCCGCTTGCCAAGACTGAGGAAACGGAGGAGGAACGGACCGTCGAACTCCCCCCTCGATCCTCGAAGCCGACGCGCCCCGCGACCGCTCTCCCGGGGCCTCCCACGGCCCCGATCCCGGCCGCGTTGGAAGGTCCGTCAAACGCTGTCAGCGAGCGCGATGCCGAGCACGAGGCCGAGGGGGATGCTGGTGCCGCGTTCGACTCCGGAGCGATCCCCACGCCCGGCCTCGCCGACCGCCGCGCAGCCCCGATTGTCGAAACCTCGTCCGAAACCCTCACCAGTGCCGAGCTGTTCGGCCTGTTCGACCCGCTCGACGAGGACGAGGAGGCCGCTGCCTTCACCCTCGCCGCCGAGCCTCGGGACGAGCCCGAGGAAATCGACCTGACGGCCATGGTCGACGTCGCCTTTCAGCTCGTTTTGTTCTTCCTCGTCACCGCCACGACCCTCTACTTCAAAACCCTCGAAATCCCGACCCCCGACCCTGAAGATCCCGACGCCGTCGCCCAGCAAATGCGGACGCTCGATGAGCTGCTCGACGAGTACATCCTCGTCGAGATCGACCCCCAGGGACGTATCTCGATCGACCGCGAACCGATCGACCTCGCCAACCTCACCGACCGCCTCCGCCAGGCCCGCGCCGACACCCTGCGCACCGGGATGCTCCTGATGGCCGACTTCACCACCCCCCATCGCAATGCCGTCAGTGCCATCGACTCGGCCAACGCGCTCGGCCTGCAGATCGCCATCGCCAGGCCCTCCCCGCCCCAGTAG
- a CDS encoding macro domain-containing protein: MSLRELWLVHPDEAMCEAFRARFEGLPGVRIIAGRFEDLGPHDAFVTAGNAFGIMTAGIDAAVVRRLGEGLMLRVQQRILDEYHGEQPVGTAFVEPTGSPEIPFLVHAPTMRVPGSIEGTDKVYCASWAALLAIQAHNRSGGPPIEVAAFPALGTGFGGVSFSEAARQMAAAYRHLLDPPHRLDWEFVADRQRSICYDGRRQVAR; this comes from the coding sequence GTGTCGCTTCGAGAACTCTGGCTGGTCCATCCGGACGAGGCGATGTGCGAGGCGTTTCGAGCGCGCTTCGAGGGGTTGCCCGGCGTGCGGATCATTGCGGGACGGTTCGAAGATCTGGGGCCGCACGATGCTTTTGTGACGGCGGGCAACGCCTTCGGGATCATGACCGCGGGGATCGACGCGGCGGTCGTCCGACGGCTCGGCGAAGGGCTGATGCTCCGGGTCCAGCAACGGATTTTGGACGAATACCACGGCGAGCAGCCGGTCGGCACCGCATTCGTCGAGCCGACCGGATCGCCCGAGATCCCGTTCCTCGTACACGCCCCGACCATGCGGGTGCCGGGCAGCATCGAGGGGACCGACAAGGTCTACTGCGCCTCCTGGGCGGCCTTGCTGGCGATCCAGGCCCACAACCGATCGGGCGGTCCACCGATCGAGGTCGCCGCCTTCCCCGCCCTGGGGACTGGCTTCGGCGGCGTCTCGTTCTCCGAGGCGGCCCGGCAGATGGCCGCCGCCTATCGGCATCTTCTCGATCCGCCGCACCGGCTCGACTGGGAATTCGTGGCCGATCGGCAGCGCTCGATCTGTTACGACGGCCGACGCCAGGTGGCCCGCTAG